The Cronobacter sakazakii genome has a window encoding:
- a CDS encoding type II toxin-antitoxin system RelE/ParE family toxin, translated as MIRSFRHKGLQRYFETGSTAGIHARHARKISLRLAVLNQAIRPADVDLPGFFLHPLTGDRKGLWAVTVSGNWRITFEFRDGDVFIVNYEDYH; from the coding sequence ATGATCAGAAGCTTCAGGCATAAAGGCCTGCAACGCTATTTCGAAACGGGTTCCACCGCAGGCATTCATGCCCGCCATGCCAGAAAGATTTCTCTGCGGCTGGCGGTGCTGAATCAGGCGATAAGACCCGCTGACGTCGACTTACCGGGATTTTTCCTGCATCCCCTGACGGGGGATCGTAAAGGTCTATGGGCTGTGACCGTCAGCGGAAACTGGCGCATCACGTTTGAGTTTCGGGATGGCGATGTCTTTATCGTCAACTATGAGGATTACCACTGA
- a CDS encoding alpha-amylase family protein → MSRLWHQNAVIYQIDPTRFFDSNADGWGDLRGIVEKLDYVESLGATAIWLTPFYLSPRRDNGYDVENHTEPDPRIGSLDDVEWLIAEAEKRGIRVIIELVAQHTSDAHDWFQEARKGRDNPFHDYYLWRDTPGPDEPAPMFPTIEPHIWRWDEQAQRYYRHLFYHHEPDLNLRHPDVIQAVDHVLRFWAEKGVAGFRVDAASHMVEQASLPGDKESGYRLFNHFYDLLTEEHPDMILLGEVDVNVSEFEDFFGGGERLTTLLNFWINKNTILALAREEAAPLVKALNELPMPPANGGYCFWLRNHDELDLEDLEPEDYDFVMEKYAPDPDMRIYGRGIRRRLAPMLDGNERQQAMANALLFSLPGTPVVRYGAEIGMGDLLSQPERESVRTPMQWNAGPGAGFSACDPARFVEPLITDGPFRYQAINVEEQEARDGSLLHRIRQIIAVWRTLPEICYQHFHPFTVQEKSVFAVRYQNHNVATLMLTNLSHEAVTVDLGELNLEGAGEILADDEYPPVACSLRINGYGYRWLRVK, encoded by the coding sequence ATGAGCCGTCTGTGGCACCAGAACGCCGTCATTTACCAGATAGATCCCACCCGCTTTTTTGACAGCAACGCCGACGGCTGGGGAGACCTGCGCGGCATTGTCGAAAAGCTCGACTATGTTGAATCGCTTGGCGCAACCGCCATCTGGCTGACCCCGTTTTATCTCTCGCCGCGTCGGGATAACGGCTATGACGTGGAAAACCACACCGAGCCAGACCCGCGTATCGGCTCGCTGGACGATGTCGAGTGGCTGATAGCCGAGGCGGAGAAGCGGGGAATTCGTGTGATTATCGAACTGGTGGCGCAGCACACCTCAGATGCCCACGACTGGTTTCAGGAGGCGCGCAAAGGCCGCGACAACCCGTTTCATGACTACTATCTGTGGCGCGACACGCCAGGCCCGGATGAACCCGCGCCGATGTTTCCGACAATCGAGCCGCATATCTGGCGCTGGGATGAGCAGGCACAGCGCTACTACCGCCATCTCTTTTACCATCATGAGCCGGATCTCAACCTGCGCCACCCGGACGTGATTCAGGCTGTCGATCACGTGCTGCGCTTCTGGGCCGAAAAAGGCGTGGCGGGCTTTCGCGTCGATGCCGCTTCGCACATGGTGGAACAGGCCAGCCTGCCGGGTGATAAAGAGAGCGGCTACCGGCTGTTTAACCACTTCTACGACCTGCTGACGGAAGAACATCCGGATATGATCCTGCTTGGCGAAGTGGACGTGAACGTCTCGGAATTTGAAGATTTCTTCGGCGGCGGCGAACGCCTGACCACGCTGCTTAATTTCTGGATCAACAAAAACACCATTCTGGCGCTGGCCCGCGAAGAGGCGGCACCGCTGGTCAAAGCGCTTAACGAGCTGCCGATGCCGCCCGCCAACGGCGGTTATTGCTTCTGGCTGCGCAACCATGACGAGCTGGATCTTGAAGATCTGGAGCCGGAAGATTACGACTTCGTAATGGAGAAATACGCCCCCGATCCTGACATGCGCATTTACGGGCGCGGCATTCGCCGCCGTCTGGCCCCGATGCTTGACGGCAACGAACGCCAGCAGGCGATGGCGAATGCCCTGCTCTTTTCGCTGCCCGGCACGCCGGTGGTGCGCTATGGCGCGGAAATCGGCATGGGCGATCTGCTTTCACAGCCGGAGCGTGAATCGGTGCGCACGCCGATGCAGTGGAATGCGGGGCCGGGTGCCGGGTTTTCCGCCTGCGATCCGGCGCGCTTTGTGGAGCCGTTAATTACCGACGGCCCCTTTCGCTATCAGGCGATAAATGTGGAAGAGCAAGAAGCGCGCGACGGCTCGCTGCTGCACCGTATCCGGCAGATTATCGCCGTCTGGCGCACGCTGCCTGAGATCTGCTATCAGCATTTCCACCCGTTCACGGTGCAAGAAAAGAGCGTGTTTGCGGTGCGCTATCAAAACCATAACGTCGCCACGCTGATGCTGACGAACCTGAGCCATGAGGCGGTGACGGTGGATTTGGGCGAGTTAAATCTGGAAGGCGCTGGCGAGATACTGGCGGATGATGAGTATCCGCCAGTCGCCTGCTCACTTCGCATCAACGGCTATGGCTACCGCTGGCTGCGGGTAAAGTAA
- a CDS encoding SDR family oxidoreductase: protein MTKNAFVAVVTGGSSGVGRATASYFAASGYDVAIIARGEQGVAEATEDLKRYGGRVLGICADVADPQQVSNAAQRIEEELGPMAVWVNCAMTTVLAPVEDISFDEFRRVTEVTYLGAVNGTRSALRYMQLRDSGTIIQVGSALAWRSIPLQSAYCGAKAAIRAFTDSLRCELLHQKSGVRVSMVQLPAINTTQFNWARNKFHHRMQPIEPIYQPEVAAKAIYDAAVARRPPREVWLGKNTVMSIVGNMFFPGLLDRYVAKTWEGQLTDEAEPTQRPDYLFQPLENGHQAHGRFDSHAKNKAIAVDSRVMGVAAVAVAGLLVKALFRRR, encoded by the coding sequence ATGACAAAAAACGCCTTTGTTGCTGTCGTGACCGGCGGCAGTTCAGGAGTCGGGCGCGCGACAGCCAGTTACTTTGCGGCCTCTGGCTATGATGTGGCGATCATTGCCCGTGGAGAGCAGGGCGTGGCGGAGGCCACAGAAGACTTAAAGCGTTACGGCGGCCGGGTGCTTGGCATCTGCGCTGACGTGGCGGACCCGCAGCAGGTAAGCAACGCGGCACAGCGAATCGAAGAAGAACTGGGGCCAATGGCGGTGTGGGTGAACTGCGCGATGACAACCGTGCTCGCACCAGTGGAGGATATCAGCTTTGACGAGTTCCGGCGCGTCACCGAGGTGACTTACCTCGGCGCGGTGAACGGCACCCGTAGCGCGCTGCGCTATATGCAGTTGCGTGACAGCGGCACCATCATTCAGGTGGGTTCGGCGCTCGCGTGGCGCTCGATTCCGTTGCAGTCCGCCTATTGCGGCGCGAAAGCGGCGATCCGCGCGTTTACCGATTCCCTGCGCTGTGAACTGCTGCATCAGAAAAGCGGGGTGCGGGTCTCGATGGTGCAGTTGCCTGCCATTAACACCACGCAGTTCAACTGGGCGCGCAATAAGTTTCATCACCGGATGCAGCCGATAGAGCCCATTTACCAGCCGGAAGTGGCCGCCAAGGCGATTTACGACGCCGCCGTGGCGCGCCGTCCGCCGCGCGAAGTGTGGCTCGGGAAAAACACGGTAATGTCGATTGTCGGCAATATGTTCTTTCCGGGATTACTCGACCGTTATGTGGCGAAAACCTGGGAAGGGCAACTCACCGACGAAGCCGAACCGACGCAGCGCCCTGATTACCTGTTTCAGCCGCTGGAGAACGGTCATCAGGCGCACGGACGCTTTGACAGCCACGCAAAGAACAAGGCCATTGCCGTGGATTCCCGCGTGATGGGCGTGGCAGCCGTAGCGGTAGCAGGGCTGCTGGTTAAAGCCCTGTTCCGCCGCCGTTAA
- a CDS encoding methyl-accepting chemotaxis protein encodes MAVLVNRLRNVRITRKLAAGFGVVLLLVALATALSVARFMAIRDANLKSNLIDDINIDVLQAKINRLNYFYTGDDDARALMSRYVDEALAKTAEASALDWPANERAIVADIRRYLESFQGSVTNMSDATAKLSQIRSALDALAGQDETARYTQLIRTPVADPELSYAIYDLLFAISNLRDYAYALRFTGTEEASEALQRRFSAVESQYQALVSRLSPELLPPFAGLWQDTVRYQTLSRDYYAARESLKGAESAVKTAGDQSSGAIKQMVALTKAENDELSSGSSTLALILGAFVILLGVIVAWAISRQIIRPLKLNLALAERIAGGDLSAQIEIDRHDEFGKLTGAMARVNERLRSMTGELRASVGRLTHTAQEIASGNHALAARTEQQTTAVVQTAASMEQLTATVKNNADNARHASQIASQASQTAGRGGDVVRDVVQTMQDISASSRKIADITEVINSISFQTNILALNAAVEAARAGEHGRGFAVVASEVRSLSQRSAQAAKDIALLIDESVNRIKTGSTLATRAGETMNEVVSSVTRVNDIMEEISSASQEQSRGIEQIARAVGELDATTQQNATLVSASSAAAGELGTEAARLRQLAGAFRLNMQPASPRPEATAPIRSAAPVTVTARKPVTEEGWTTF; translated from the coding sequence ATGGCTGTACTGGTAAACCGATTACGCAACGTTCGCATAACCCGCAAGCTCGCCGCCGGCTTTGGCGTGGTGCTGCTGCTGGTGGCGCTGGCGACAGCGCTCTCTGTGGCGCGTTTTATGGCCATCCGCGACGCTAACCTCAAAAGTAATCTTATCGACGACATTAATATCGACGTCTTACAGGCCAAAATTAACCGTCTTAACTATTTCTATACCGGCGATGACGACGCCCGCGCGTTGATGAGTCGCTATGTTGACGAGGCGCTCGCGAAAACCGCTGAGGCCAGCGCCCTCGACTGGCCCGCAAACGAGCGCGCCATCGTCGCCGATATCAGGCGTTATCTGGAAAGCTTTCAGGGCAGCGTCACCAACATGAGCGACGCCACGGCGAAGCTCAGCCAGATCCGAAGCGCGCTTGACGCGCTGGCAGGCCAGGATGAAACCGCGCGGTATACCCAGCTTATCCGCACGCCGGTGGCCGACCCCGAACTCTCTTACGCGATTTACGATCTCCTGTTCGCCATCAGTAACCTGCGGGATTACGCTTACGCGCTGCGCTTTACCGGCACAGAGGAGGCAAGCGAGGCACTCCAGCGCCGTTTCAGCGCGGTAGAAAGCCAGTATCAGGCGCTCGTGAGCCGTCTCTCGCCGGAACTGCTGCCGCCGTTCGCAGGGCTCTGGCAGGACACAGTGCGCTATCAGACGCTGAGTCGTGATTATTACGCCGCCCGGGAATCGCTGAAAGGCGCGGAAAGCGCGGTGAAAACGGCAGGGGATCAAAGTAGTGGCGCGATTAAACAGATGGTGGCGCTCACTAAAGCTGAGAATGACGAACTGTCGTCCGGCTCCTCAACGCTAGCCCTGATCCTGGGCGCGTTTGTGATTCTGCTCGGCGTTATCGTCGCGTGGGCCATCAGCCGCCAGATAATTCGCCCGCTGAAGCTGAACCTGGCGCTGGCCGAGCGCATCGCCGGGGGGGATTTGAGCGCGCAGATTGAGATCGATCGCCATGACGAATTTGGCAAACTCACCGGCGCGATGGCTCGCGTGAACGAGAGGCTTCGCAGTATGACTGGCGAGCTGCGCGCAAGCGTCGGGCGTCTCACTCACACGGCGCAGGAGATTGCCTCTGGCAACCATGCGCTCGCGGCGCGTACCGAACAGCAAACTACGGCAGTGGTGCAGACGGCCGCCAGCATGGAGCAGCTCACGGCGACCGTGAAAAATAATGCCGACAACGCCCGCCATGCCAGCCAGATAGCGTCGCAGGCATCACAGACCGCTGGTCGCGGCGGTGACGTGGTGCGTGATGTGGTGCAGACGATGCAGGATATCTCCGCCAGTTCGCGCAAAATCGCCGACATTACCGAGGTCATCAACAGTATTTCTTTCCAGACCAATATTCTGGCGCTCAACGCCGCGGTGGAAGCCGCGCGTGCGGGAGAACATGGTCGCGGCTTCGCGGTGGTGGCGTCTGAAGTGCGCAGTCTCTCCCAGCGCAGCGCGCAGGCGGCGAAAGATATCGCGCTACTGATTGATGAATCGGTCAACCGCATCAAAACCGGCAGCACGCTGGCGACCCGCGCCGGTGAAACGATGAATGAGGTGGTGAGTTCCGTCACCCGGGTGAACGATATTATGGAAGAGATTTCGTCAGCCTCGCAGGAGCAGAGCCGCGGTATTGAGCAGATCGCCCGCGCGGTTGGCGAGCTGGACGCCACCACGCAGCAGAACGCGACGCTTGTCAGCGCGTCCTCGGCGGCCGCAGGCGAGCTCGGCACCGAGGCGGCGCGTCTGCGCCAGCTTGCGGGCGCGTTCCGCCTGAATATGCAACCGGCTTCGCCGCGACCGGAAGCCACCGCGCCCATCCGTTCGGCAGCGCCTGTCACCGTGACCGCGCGCAAACCCGTCACAGAAGAGGGCTGGACTACGTTCTGA